The Faecalibacterium prausnitzii genome includes a window with the following:
- a CDS encoding ABC transporter ATP-binding protein, translating into MNKMLTHLNGYKREAVLAPLFKMLEATFDLFVPLVMADIVNVGIAAHDLQYILARCGILLLLAVIGLTCSLTAQYFSAKAAVGYSTSLRHALFEHIQKLGFTEMDTLGTSTLITRMTSDINQVQSGLNLFLRLFLRSPFVVVGAMVMAFTVNARAAWIFVVAIPLLSIVVFGIMVLTNPLYKTAQTRLDRVLGLTRENLTGVRVVRAFDKEKSEIDRFESANDLLTKMQLHVGHLSSLMSPLTYVIINLAIVALLYVGSIEINIGGMAAGDVIALVNYMNQILVELVKLANLIVQISKALACASRVQAVLDTEPGMAFPAALPDAVEADKADDAVRFDHVSLTYAGAGAPSLSDISFTAKCGQTIGVIGGTGSGKSSLINLIPRFYDATEGSVEILGRPVQAYPRDVLRGSVSVVMQKAQLFGGTIRSNLLWGNKNASDADLWAALETAQAAEFVKTKPLGLDEPVEQGGRNLSGGQKQRLTIARALVGKPDILILDDSASALDYATDAALRKALAALPGSLTVFIVSQRAASLQHADQILVLDDGKLVGLGKHADLLASCPVYEEIYASQFKKGDAQK; encoded by the coding sequence TTGAACAAAATGCTTACCCACCTGAACGGCTACAAGCGCGAGGCCGTCCTCGCGCCGCTGTTCAAGATGCTGGAAGCCACGTTCGACCTGTTTGTCCCTCTGGTCATGGCAGACATCGTCAACGTCGGCATTGCGGCGCACGACCTGCAGTATATCCTTGCGCGGTGCGGCATCCTGCTGCTGCTCGCCGTCATCGGCCTGACCTGCAGCCTGACGGCCCAGTATTTCTCCGCCAAGGCCGCTGTGGGCTACTCCACCTCGCTGCGCCATGCGCTGTTTGAGCACATCCAGAAGCTCGGCTTCACCGAGATGGATACGCTGGGCACCAGCACCCTCATCACCCGCATGACCAGCGACATCAATCAGGTGCAGAGCGGCCTGAACCTCTTCCTCCGCCTGTTCCTGCGCAGCCCGTTCGTGGTGGTCGGGGCCATGGTCATGGCCTTCACGGTCAATGCGCGGGCCGCATGGATCTTCGTGGTGGCCATCCCGCTGCTGTCCATCGTGGTCTTCGGCATCATGGTCCTGACCAACCCGCTGTATAAGACCGCCCAGACCCGTCTGGACCGGGTGCTGGGCCTGACCCGCGAGAACCTGACCGGCGTTCGCGTCGTCCGCGCCTTTGACAAGGAGAAGAGCGAGATCGACCGCTTCGAGTCCGCCAACGACCTGCTGACCAAAATGCAGCTCCACGTCGGCCATCTCTCCTCCCTGATGAGCCCGCTGACCTACGTGATCATCAACCTGGCCATCGTGGCTCTGCTGTATGTGGGCAGCATCGAGATCAACATCGGCGGCATGGCAGCCGGTGATGTCATCGCGCTGGTCAACTACATGAACCAGATCCTGGTCGAGCTGGTCAAGCTGGCCAACCTCATCGTGCAGATCAGCAAGGCGCTGGCCTGCGCCAGCCGTGTGCAGGCCGTGCTGGACACGGAACCGGGGATGGCGTTCCCCGCTGCCCTTCCGGATGCCGTGGAGGCCGACAAGGCCGATGACGCCGTTCGGTTCGACCATGTCAGCCTGACCTACGCCGGTGCCGGTGCCCCCAGCCTGTCGGACATCAGCTTCACGGCCAAATGCGGCCAGACCATCGGCGTCATCGGCGGCACGGGCAGCGGCAAATCCAGCCTCATCAACCTCATCCCCCGCTTCTACGATGCCACCGAGGGTTCGGTTGAGATCCTGGGCCGTCCGGTGCAGGCATACCCGCGGGACGTTCTGCGCGGCAGTGTCAGCGTCGTCATGCAGAAAGCGCAGCTCTTCGGCGGCACCATCCGCTCGAACCTGCTCTGGGGCAACAAGAACGCCTCGGATGCCGACCTGTGGGCCGCACTGGAAACGGCACAGGCTGCGGAATTCGTCAAGACGAAGCCCCTTGGGCTGGACGAGCCGGTGGAGCAGGGCGGCCGGAACCTCTCCGGCGGCCAGAAGCAGCGCCTGACCATTGCCCGCGCACTGGTGGGCAAGCCCGACATCCTCATTCTGGACGACAGCGCCAGCGCTCTGGACTACGCCACCGATGCCGCCCTGCGCAAGGCACTGGCGGCTCTGCCCGGCAGCCTGAC
- the dnaK gene encoding molecular chaperone DnaK, which yields MSNVIGIDLGTTNSCVAVVEGGKPVVIANAEGERTTPSVVAFTRDGERLVGGAAKRQIATNSGRTISSIKRYMGSDHRVHIDGKDLTPQEISAMILTKIRRDAESYLGEPVTEAVITVPAYFDDSQRKATQDAGRIAGLNVLRIINEPTAAAVAYGLDNEAPQKILVYDLGGGTFDVSIIEIEDGTFTVLATGGDTHLGGDDFDERIVEYAVAEFKKSDRIDLSRDPAAMGRLKEEAEKAKKELSSALSAQLNLPFIAVGKDGPHHLDLTLTRPQFEMMTGDLLARTVQPVQNALRDAGIAASQLGKVLLVGGSTRMPAVERQVKELLGCEPSHSLNPDECVAMGAAVQGALLQGGGKLAGAAGAAAQGLVLMDVTPLTLSIETLGGVATPLITRNSMIPTRKSQIFTTARPMQTSVEINVLQGERHFARDNKSLGKFKLNGIRASFSSKPQIEVTFDIDVNGVVKVSAKDLGTGREQNITITGSTNLSEHEIQRAMADAAAYEAEDSRRKERLELHNQAEVLAYKVDEALSKCKKELDKDEKNRIKADVANLRRCLRKDKPEKMNETEEANLRQAKEQLEASANHLMMLYTSEEQEEQ from the coding sequence ATGAGCAACGTGATCGGAATCGACCTTGGAACGACCAACTCCTGTGTGGCAGTGGTCGAGGGCGGCAAGCCCGTGGTCATCGCCAATGCCGAGGGCGAACGCACCACCCCCAGCGTGGTCGCCTTTACCAGAGACGGTGAGCGTCTGGTGGGCGGTGCGGCCAAGCGCCAGATCGCGACCAACTCCGGCCGCACCATCTCCAGCATCAAGCGCTACATGGGTTCCGACCACCGGGTCCACATCGACGGCAAAGACCTGACCCCACAGGAGATCAGCGCCATGATCCTGACGAAGATCCGCCGCGACGCTGAGAGCTACCTCGGCGAGCCGGTGACCGAGGCCGTCATCACGGTGCCTGCCTACTTTGACGACAGCCAGCGCAAGGCTACGCAGGATGCAGGCCGCATCGCGGGGCTGAACGTTCTGCGCATCATCAACGAGCCTACAGCCGCAGCGGTGGCCTACGGTCTGGACAACGAAGCGCCGCAGAAGATTTTGGTCTATGACCTGGGCGGCGGCACCTTCGATGTCTCCATCATCGAGATCGAGGATGGCACCTTCACGGTGCTGGCTACCGGCGGCGACACCCATCTGGGCGGCGATGATTTCGATGAGCGGATCGTGGAGTATGCGGTGGCGGAGTTCAAGAAATCCGACCGCATCGACCTGAGCCGCGACCCCGCCGCCATGGGCCGTCTGAAAGAGGAGGCCGAAAAGGCCAAGAAGGAGCTATCCAGCGCGCTGAGCGCACAGCTGAACCTGCCCTTCATTGCGGTGGGCAAAGACGGCCCCCACCATCTGGACCTGACGCTCACCCGCCCGCAGTTCGAGATGATGACCGGCGACCTGCTGGCCCGCACCGTGCAGCCGGTGCAGAATGCCCTGCGGGATGCAGGCATCGCCGCCAGCCAGCTGGGCAAGGTGCTTCTGGTGGGCGGCAGCACCCGGATGCCGGCCGTAGAACGTCAGGTCAAAGAGCTGCTGGGCTGCGAGCCCAGCCACAGCCTGAACCCGGACGAATGTGTCGCCATGGGCGCAGCGGTCCAGGGCGCTCTGCTGCAGGGCGGCGGCAAGCTGGCCGGTGCTGCCGGTGCCGCTGCGCAGGGCCTTGTGCTGATGGATGTCACTCCGCTGACCTTGTCCATTGAGACGCTGGGCGGCGTGGCGACCCCGCTCATCACCCGCAACAGCATGATCCCCACCCGGAAGAGCCAGATCTTCACGACGGCGCGCCCGATGCAGACCAGCGTGGAGATCAACGTCCTGCAGGGAGAACGCCATTTTGCGCGGGACAACAAGAGCCTGGGCAAGTTCAAGCTGAACGGCATCCGTGCCAGCTTCTCGTCCAAGCCGCAGATCGAAGTGACTTTTGATATCGACGTCAACGGCGTCGTGAAGGTCTCCGCCAAAGACCTCGGCACCGGGCGGGAGCAGAACATCACCATCACCGGCAGCACGAACCTGTCGGAACACGAGATCCAGCGCGCCATGGCGGATGCCGCCGCGTATGAGGCTGAAGACAGCCGCCGGAAAGAGCGGCTGGAACTTCACAATCAGGCCGAAGTGCTGGCCTACAAGGTGGATGAGGCCCTGTCCAAGTGCAAAAAGGAGCTGGACAAGGACGAAAAGAACCGCATCAAGGCCGATGTGGCCAACCTCCGCCGCTGCCTGCGGAAGGACAAACCCGAAAAGATGAACGAGACCGAGGAAGCAAACCTCCGGCAGGCCAAAGAGCAGCTGGAAGCTTCGGCCAACCACCTGATGATGCTCTACACGAGCGAAGAACAGGAAGAACAATAA
- a CDS encoding SseB family protein, giving the protein MEYEKSARRFRPVGSRKKKAAPQYSPAGTGCPVVEQAVERLYREQNETHFWNLMNALNYALELKTRVLVPLDAAADPQSGPAPWASMPIPAEKAEGLDPWLLHTRKERSYLPLFTSVKTAEAERATATRPMAERGMREAMEYALNTDGIDGVVIDPWTNSATLDGSILNGLLKSERGSEGPGLEELDAGYDAARQGSWAEAVQHYEKAAEAGSAEALALLGDCLYQGRGARRSKVQARRMWKKAAEAGEVQAMIALGDDAAASGQEAAAALQYYRRAQSAARGMPDVSYTPQIRLRIAQCETRYVSRKKALMELAEAEQGFCIQLEEGAPDAEIWLDETRKTVAELMNEGLENR; this is encoded by the coding sequence ATGGAATACGAGAAAAGCGCACGGCGGTTCCGCCCGGTGGGCAGCCGGAAGAAAAAGGCTGCCCCCCAATACAGCCCGGCGGGCACGGGCTGCCCGGTGGTGGAGCAGGCCGTGGAGCGGCTCTACCGGGAGCAGAACGAGACGCATTTCTGGAACCTGATGAACGCCCTGAACTATGCACTGGAGCTGAAAACGCGGGTGCTGGTGCCGCTGGATGCCGCAGCCGACCCGCAGAGCGGCCCGGCTCCGTGGGCTTCCATGCCCATCCCGGCGGAAAAGGCAGAAGGGCTGGACCCCTGGCTGCTCCACACCCGGAAGGAGCGCAGCTACCTACCCCTGTTCACTTCGGTGAAGACGGCGGAAGCCGAGCGCGCCACGGCCACCCGGCCCATGGCCGAGCGCGGGATGCGGGAGGCCATGGAATATGCCCTGAACACCGACGGCATCGACGGTGTGGTCATCGACCCGTGGACCAATTCCGCTACGCTGGATGGCTCCATCCTGAACGGGCTGCTCAAGTCGGAGCGGGGCAGCGAAGGCCCCGGTCTGGAAGAACTGGATGCGGGCTACGATGCCGCGCGGCAGGGCAGCTGGGCCGAGGCGGTGCAGCACTATGAAAAAGCCGCCGAGGCGGGCAGCGCCGAAGCGCTGGCGCTGTTGGGCGACTGCCTGTATCAGGGCCGGGGTGCCCGGCGCAGCAAGGTACAGGCCCGGCGGATGTGGAAAAAAGCCGCCGAGGCCGGGGAAGTGCAGGCCATGATCGCCCTTGGCGATGACGCAGCGGCCTCCGGGCAGGAAGCCGCCGCCGCGCTGCAATACTACCGCCGCGCCCAGAGTGCCGCCCGCGGGATGCCGGATGTCTCCTATACGCCGCAGATCCGGCTCCGCATCGCCCAGTGCGAAACGCGGTATGTCTCCCGCAAAAAGGCGCTGATGGAGCTGGCGGAGGCCGAGCAGGGCTTCTGCATCCAGCTGGAAGAGGGGGCACCGGACGCGGAGATCTGGCTGGACGAGACCCGGAAGACCGTGGCGGAGCTGATGAACGAAGGGCTGGAGAACCGATGA